The proteins below are encoded in one region of Terriglobales bacterium:
- a CDS encoding glycosyltransferase family 4 protein — MPEWHIITCEYPPRMGGVADYSYLLAGELARRGDSVHVWYPPDSADPLPRQPGVRHHPEMGSFSPRDLRHAGALLEEFPHPRRILLQWVPHGYGRRSMNLAFCRWIAARARKGDLLDLMIHEPFLSFSAKSWRQNLPAALHRVMTSTLLKAANRVFISIPAWEPMLRPYAPPSLPFVWLPIPSTVPVFSDPGTSATIRARYLGDDQSTLIGHLGTYGNLISGILRPALQTVLTECSTANVLQLGRGSDAEAQLLSSQHPQFAGRIHGGGRLSSRELSLHLAACDLMLQPYPDGASSRRTSLMACLSHGLPVVSTLGKLSEDLWGRSNALLLAPAASSDQLVAQTLRLLADSHLRRQLGTRAREFYREHFDWPVVLNRLCESPVTLGV, encoded by the coding sequence ATGCCTGAATGGCACATTATCACCTGCGAGTATCCGCCCCGGATGGGAGGGGTTGCCGATTACAGCTATCTCCTCGCCGGCGAACTCGCCCGCCGCGGTGATTCGGTACACGTCTGGTACCCGCCGGATTCGGCTGACCCGCTGCCTAGGCAACCAGGCGTTAGACACCATCCGGAGATGGGTTCCTTCTCCCCTCGCGATCTCCGCCATGCCGGCGCCCTGCTGGAGGAGTTTCCTCATCCACGCAGGATTTTGTTGCAGTGGGTGCCGCATGGCTACGGGCGGAGGTCGATGAATCTTGCTTTCTGCCGATGGATCGCAGCACGCGCGAGAAAGGGCGACCTGCTGGATTTAATGATCCACGAACCTTTCCTCTCTTTCAGCGCAAAATCCTGGCGGCAGAACTTGCCCGCAGCCCTGCATCGCGTAATGACATCAACATTGCTGAAAGCCGCCAACCGCGTGTTTATTTCGATCCCCGCTTGGGAGCCAATGCTCCGCCCTTACGCACCCCCGTCGCTCCCATTTGTGTGGTTGCCAATCCCGAGCACGGTACCGGTGTTTTCCGATCCCGGCACCAGCGCAACTATTCGTGCCCGCTATCTTGGCGATGACCAATCGACCCTGATCGGCCACCTCGGCACCTATGGAAATCTGATTTCAGGCATCCTTCGTCCCGCTCTGCAAACGGTTCTTACCGAATGTTCAACGGCAAACGTCCTTCAGCTCGGCCGTGGCAGTGACGCGGAGGCACAGTTGTTGTCATCGCAACATCCTCAGTTCGCCGGCCGCATTCATGGGGGCGGGCGTCTTAGCAGCCGTGAGCTTTCGCTTCATCTCGCAGCCTGCGATCTGATGCTTCAGCCTTATCCCGACGGCGCTAGTTCCCGCCGTACCAGTCTGATGGCCTGCCTCTCTCATGGCCTGCCGGTGGTCTCGACATTGGGAAAGCTCAGCGAAGATCTCTGGGGGCGTAGTAATGCGCTACTGCTTGCCCCAGCAGCGAGTTCGGATCAACTCGTGGCGCAGACACTGCGTCTGCTCGCCGACTCTCACCTGCGTCGGCAGCTTGGAACCCGCGCCCGCGAGTTTTATCGTGAGCACTTCGATTGGCCCGTAGTTCTGAATCGATTGTGCGA
- a CDS encoding ABC transporter permease → MSQPVALEPQELASVSDSRGRPHADAFTLPEQPVLTIRPSEGWISLDLGDVWAHRELLYFLTWRDIKIRYKQTALGAAWAIIQPLFPMIIFTLFFGKLAHLPSDGIPYSVFAYAGLLPWTYFANAVGSSSTSIIGSSNLITRVYFPRMIIPGSAVLAALVDFFIAFALLAGLMFWYRLPIHSSILVLPLLIALVTTLSLGVGMLFAGLTVKYRDIRYALPFAVQFWMFATPVIYPASLVPAKWRWALALNPLTGVIESFRSALFGKPFPWQALLTSSLVAVALLVYAAYSFRRLERTFADTI, encoded by the coding sequence CAGCGACTCCCGCGGCCGTCCGCACGCGGATGCTTTTACGCTACCCGAGCAGCCCGTTCTCACCATCCGCCCCAGTGAGGGCTGGATTTCGCTTGACCTGGGCGACGTATGGGCCCACCGCGAGCTGCTCTACTTTCTTACCTGGCGTGACATCAAGATTCGCTATAAGCAAACCGCCTTGGGCGCGGCCTGGGCCATCATTCAGCCACTTTTCCCGATGATCATCTTCACCTTGTTTTTCGGGAAGCTTGCCCACCTTCCTTCCGACGGCATCCCCTATTCGGTTTTTGCTTACGCGGGACTGCTTCCCTGGACATATTTTGCCAACGCGGTAGGCAGCAGTTCGACCAGCATCATCGGCAGTTCCAACCTCATTACCCGAGTCTATTTTCCGCGCATGATTATCCCCGGGTCAGCCGTACTGGCGGCCCTGGTGGATTTCTTCATTGCCTTCGCATTGCTCGCGGGGCTCATGTTCTGGTATCGCCTGCCCATTCATTCCAGCATCCTTGTGCTGCCCCTCTTGATCGCTCTGGTCACCACGCTCTCACTTGGAGTCGGCATGCTGTTCGCGGGTTTGACCGTGAAATATCGCGACATTCGCTACGCCTTGCCCTTTGCGGTGCAGTTCTGGATGTTCGCCACTCCGGTCATCTATCCGGCCAGCCTCGTGCCCGCGAAATGGCGCTGGGCTCTGGCGTTGAATCCGCTGACCGGCGTGATCGAGAGTTTTCGTTCCGCTCTGTTCGGCAAGCCCTTTCCCTGGCAGGCGCTCCTGACCTCGAGTCTCGTTGCTGTGGCATTACTGGTATACGCCGCCTACTCTTTTCGGCGCCTGGAGCGCACTTTCGCGGACACGATTTAG
- a CDS encoding ABC transporter ATP-binding protein, with the protein MKPIIQVESLGKQYAIGALEDRYETLREAIMRVVRAPLAQLRKPKPEMIWALQDVSFQAVPGDVIGVIGRNGAGKSTLLKILSRITEPTTGRVDLYGRVGSLLEVGTGFHPELTGRENVYLNGAILGMKRTEIDAKFDDIVAFAEVERFIDTPVKRYSSGMYLRLAFAVAAFLESEILLVDEVLAVGDAKFQKKCLGKMRDVSSSGRTVLFVSHNMAAVESLCNRCLYISGGRLEGLGTPHDLIGRYLSADAAPKESSNDLVLHPGRPAGYQPIMRSVSLRGDDGMPTSTIRMGSSLSLRVEYCSPQPLRPVLGLIVKNNHGSPVFGINNRMVRGYQFEDAASEGIITCRLANLPLMPDTYCVDLFFGDLYDDYDVLYDAFSFEVISADVFGNGQLPGAECGPIFWPATWTLEPVEIAFVSSRPR; encoded by the coding sequence ATGAAGCCGATTATCCAAGTCGAGAGCCTGGGCAAGCAGTACGCGATCGGCGCCCTGGAGGATCGCTACGAGACCCTTCGTGAAGCCATCATGCGGGTTGTTCGCGCGCCGCTGGCGCAGCTTCGCAAACCCAAGCCAGAAATGATATGGGCGCTGCAAGATGTTTCCTTTCAGGCCGTGCCTGGCGACGTGATCGGAGTCATTGGCCGGAACGGCGCCGGCAAGTCCACGCTGCTCAAAATTCTTTCGCGCATCACCGAACCCACCACGGGCCGCGTCGATCTCTATGGCCGAGTCGGCAGTCTGCTTGAAGTTGGCACCGGTTTTCATCCCGAACTCACGGGACGCGAAAATGTCTATCTCAACGGCGCCATCCTCGGCATGAAGCGAACCGAGATCGACGCCAAATTTGACGACATCGTAGCTTTCGCTGAAGTCGAGCGCTTCATCGACACGCCTGTCAAGCGCTACTCCAGCGGGATGTATCTTCGTCTGGCCTTTGCGGTGGCCGCTTTTCTCGAATCGGAAATCCTGCTGGTGGACGAAGTCCTCGCCGTGGGCGATGCCAAATTTCAAAAGAAGTGCCTGGGGAAGATGCGCGACGTCAGTTCCAGCGGCCGTACCGTGCTCTTCGTCAGCCACAACATGGCCGCAGTGGAGTCGCTCTGCAATCGCTGCCTGTACATTTCCGGGGGACGGCTGGAGGGCCTTGGAACTCCGCACGACTTGATTGGCAGATATCTCTCCGCGGATGCCGCCCCCAAAGAGAGCTCTAATGATCTCGTTCTCCACCCGGGGCGTCCGGCGGGTTATCAGCCGATTATGCGGAGTGTGTCGCTCCGGGGCGATGATGGAATGCCGACGTCAACGATACGCATGGGGAGTTCGTTGTCTCTTCGCGTCGAATACTGCAGCCCTCAACCCCTTAGGCCAGTCTTGGGGTTGATAGTAAAGAACAATCATGGTTCGCCAGTATTCGGAATCAACAACCGTATGGTTCGCGGTTACCAATTCGAGGATGCAGCGTCCGAAGGCATCATCACCTGTCGCTTGGCTAACCTCCCGCTTATGCCGGACACCTATTGCGTAGATCTTTTCTTCGGGGATCTCTACGACGACTACGACGTCCTTTACGACGCCTTTTCATTTGAGGTGATCTCTGCCGATGTTTTCGGGAATGGCCAGCTTCCTGGTGCTGAGTGCGGTCCGATCTTCTGGCCTGCAACCTGGACTCTTGAGCCGGTTGAGATTGCCTTCGTTTCCTCCCGCCCAAGATGA
- a CDS encoding glycosyltransferase family 4 protein, with protein sequence MRNGSSHQMRVLHIVPALFGPTGVVGGAERYALELARYMSREVPTRLLTFGDKEIEQMDGGLRIRVAGHSWYVRGQRSNPFSGALFSELRWANVIHCHQQHVLASSLAALCSRLTGRKVFVTDLGGGGWDISAYLSTDRWYHGHLHISQYSRAAFGHDRRKWAHVILGGVDTEKFSPNDSILPNGASSVLFVGRLLPHKGVDFLIRAMPDHVPLDLIGPRIGEGELYYTELRALAARKQVTFHHDCTDAELISSYRHALCVVLPSLYRNLYGQTTKVPELLGQTLLEGMACGRPAICTAVASLPEIVEDGVSGFVVPPDDETTLRKRILWLRENPDQARTMGQAARQRVLEKFLWPAVVKRCLEIYAQA encoded by the coding sequence ATGCGAAACGGCTCTTCCCACCAAATGCGGGTTCTCCACATCGTCCCCGCGCTCTTCGGACCGACCGGCGTGGTGGGTGGAGCGGAGCGATACGCCCTGGAGCTGGCGCGTTACATGTCGCGCGAAGTCCCCACCCGCCTGCTGACCTTCGGCGATAAGGAGATCGAGCAGATGGATGGTGGTCTCCGCATTAGGGTGGCGGGACATTCGTGGTACGTCCGCGGCCAGCGCTCAAATCCATTCTCTGGAGCGCTGTTTTCCGAGCTGCGCTGGGCCAACGTGATTCACTGTCATCAGCAGCATGTTCTGGCCAGCTCGCTCGCCGCATTGTGCTCGCGCCTAACCGGACGCAAGGTCTTCGTGACCGATCTCGGGGGAGGCGGCTGGGACATCTCCGCCTACCTTTCCACCGATCGCTGGTATCACGGCCACCTGCACATCAGCCAGTACAGCCGCGCCGCCTTCGGTCACGATCGCCGGAAGTGGGCACATGTCATCCTGGGTGGTGTGGATACGGAGAAATTTTCTCCCAACGATTCCATCTTGCCGAATGGCGCGAGCAGCGTGCTCTTTGTGGGCCGCCTTCTGCCGCACAAGGGGGTGGACTTCCTGATCCGAGCTATGCCAGATCACGTCCCGCTCGATCTAATCGGGCCACGTATAGGGGAAGGCGAGCTTTACTATACAGAGCTTCGCGCTCTCGCCGCGCGCAAGCAGGTCACCTTTCATCATGACTGCACGGACGCAGAGCTTATCAGCTCCTACCGTCACGCTCTCTGTGTTGTCCTTCCCAGCCTTTATCGGAATCTCTACGGCCAAACCACTAAAGTCCCCGAGCTTCTGGGACAGACACTGCTTGAGGGCATGGCATGTGGACGTCCAGCGATCTGCACTGCGGTAGCCAGCCTGCCGGAAATCGTGGAGGACGGCGTCTCGGGATTCGTTGTTCCCCCTGATGACGAGACCACGCTTCGCAAGCGCATTCTGTGGCTACGGGAAAATCCAGACCAGGCACGCACCATGGGGCAAGCCGCCCGGCAGCGCGTCCTGGAGAAGTTCCTGTGGCCCGCAGTGGTTAAACGCTGCCTGGAAATTTACGCGCAGGCCTGA
- a CDS encoding class I SAM-dependent methyltransferase, giving the protein MTNTAANPTLAAESAPYTRAFYEQQQQGSYQSALRVLPQVLQLIPVRSVVDVGCGVAAWLAAAQKLGVDDVLGIDGDYVDRSTLLIAAENFCPRDLTRPFGVDRVFDLAMSLEVAEHLPASSAESFIESLVALSPVILFSAAVPAQTGTNHINEQWPTWWIEHFRKFGFVPVDCIRRRIWNDPKVEWWYAQNTLLMVRDDYLQSSPLLLEEARKSAGPFAIVHPRAFRERLASERRSAAGFRQWLAAGPSVIRASASRILRRLTRSTLTS; this is encoded by the coding sequence ATGACAAACACCGCAGCCAACCCGACACTTGCGGCGGAATCCGCACCGTACACCCGAGCCTTTTATGAGCAGCAGCAGCAAGGCTCTTATCAATCTGCGCTGCGCGTGCTGCCGCAGGTATTGCAGTTGATACCGGTACGCTCCGTGGTGGACGTGGGCTGCGGTGTGGCCGCCTGGCTGGCTGCTGCCCAGAAACTTGGAGTGGACGACGTATTGGGCATTGATGGAGATTACGTCGATCGCTCCACTCTGCTCATCGCGGCTGAAAACTTCTGCCCTCGCGATCTGACGCGGCCGTTCGGCGTCGATCGAGTCTTCGACCTTGCTATGTCGCTTGAGGTTGCCGAGCATCTTCCGGCTTCCAGCGCGGAGAGTTTCATCGAATCGCTGGTCGCGCTCTCACCGGTGATCCTGTTCTCTGCCGCTGTTCCTGCTCAGACCGGAACCAATCACATCAACGAACAATGGCCAACATGGTGGATTGAACACTTTCGCAAGTTCGGCTTCGTTCCCGTGGACTGCATTCGCCGCCGTATATGGAACGATCCCAAAGTCGAGTGGTGGTACGCACAGAACACTCTCCTTATGGTCCGGGATGACTACTTGCAATCCTCACCTTTATTACTGGAAGAAGCCCGCAAGAGCGCCGGCCCATTTGCCATCGTTCATCCCCGGGCCTTCCGGGAACGCCTGGCGAGTGAACGAAGGAGCGCCGCAGGTTTCCGCCAATGGCTGGCAGCCGGACCTTCGGTCATCCGGGCGAGCGCAAGCCGAATTCTGCGCCGGCTAACCCGAAGTACCTTGACCAGTTAA